A genomic segment from Drosophila willistoni isolate 14030-0811.24 chromosome 2L unlocalized genomic scaffold, UCI_dwil_1.1 Seg168, whole genome shotgun sequence encodes:
- the LOC6643253 gene encoding cell wall integrity and stress response component 4, with product MKYFALLLAVILASAQAKPSQLQSSLDQYLLKGRNFDVEAVSADVTSQCFTLYLPMLNEVAATFSTSYQACISTANAETTNLTAEATKQQTVYQQEVSTLCSAFTACDSDNDTATFFNCYASAAEGDVSVIYDIATNAASSANSLSASLKAIQDTEYQCTNTTESNYVRDTAATYDLLDECLKNGVPTVSTAAPTTTNAAPLSSTSTTLVVDSSSTASKVVAVTTAAAPVVVASTVAAST from the exons ATGAAATATTTCGCCCTACTTCTTGCAGTCATTTTGGCTAGCGCTCAA GCCAAGCCATCTCAGTTGCAGAGCTCGTTGGATCAGTATCTACTGAAGGGTCGCAACTTTGATGTGGAAGCTGTGTCGGCGGATGTCACTTCTCAGTGTTTCACCTTGTACTTGCCCATGCTGAATGAGGTGGCTGCCACTTTCTCGACATCGTACCAGGCCTGCATTAGCACAGCCAATGCAGAGACAACCAACCTGACCGCGGAGGCCACCAAACAGCAGACAGTCTATCAACAGGAAGTTAGCACTTTGTGCAGCGCCTTCACTGCCTGTGACAGTGACAATGATACGGCAACCTTCTTCAATTGCTATGCCTCGGCCGCCGAGGGGGATGTATCTGTGATCTATGACATTGCCACAAATGCAGCCAGCTCGGCCAATTCACTTAGCGCCAGCCTGAAGGCCATACAGGATACGGAATATCAGTGCACCAATACCACAGAGAGTAACTATGTGAGGGATACGGCAGCCACCTATGATCTGCTCGATGAGTGCCTTAAGAACGGTGTGCCAACCGTATCGACTGCAGCTCCCACTACCACCAATGCGGCTCCCCTTAGTTCTACTTCAACTACTTTGGTTGTGGACTCCAGTTCGACGGCATCTAAGGTCGTCGCTGTGACCACAGCTGCTGCTCCCGTTGTTGTggcctccacagttgctgccaGCACTTGA
- the LOC26529684 gene encoding uncharacterized protein LOC26529684 yields MASQWERSNFSRSLLLLAVIGLVSLLSFVHAKPLDIQCNYGSGTQISDDGLQIQTQTGPGCQTQVSDDGSQIQSQTQTGSGIQTQSQCSGINCAQLEPITWKPLEFRPFRPFQ; encoded by the exons ATGGCGAGTCAATGGGAACGAAGCAACTTCTCTAggtcgctgctgctgttagCAGTTATTGGACTGGTCAGCCTGTTGTCCTTTGTGCAT GCTAAACCCCTCGATATACAGTGCAATTATGGCTCTGGTACACAGATTTCCGACGATGGACTACAGATTCAAACCCAAACTGGTCCCGGCTGTCAAACTCAAGTCTCTGACGATGGCTCACAAATTCAGAGTCAAACTCAGACTGGCAGCGGCATTCAAACGCAGTCCCAGTGCAGTGGTATAAATTGTGCCCAACTAGAACCAATCACATGGAAGCCATTAGAATTTCGCCCATTCCGACCATTTCAGTGA